The genomic window TAatcatatataattgtataaaattatttatataatgcaaaaaattatctggaattTACTCTTTATATGTTGTAAGGGACAGCCTATTCtttttaaatcaacaaatatttttcttcatttgactTTTCCATGACTGTCTTTGTATACACGTACCCTTTCTTTTGCTGATTGTACTAGATGAGGTATAATGAAGCATTCCAAAGTATGGTGTTTGAAGCTGTTTTGGCCCTGCCTATTGTTAGGTATATGAATGGGAGCAAATAACTACAtgaattttctgttttccacTTCCTCAGCCTTACTTTATCTCCAATAATACTTTGttctacttaaaaataattttaattgaacATCTagataatttctctttttttgctaatattaatgtatttaatggTGTACTTTTTCATAGATTTTTGCTTTTACTAGAACCACAGATTTTGTTGTGTACTATTATCCTTATCCTAATGCAAAGAATtgcccttttgatttcttttagaaCAAAGAGTTATATAGGGTAGtgattcaaaatatacaaattattgaatatttttatatttcataaataaagttatttattgCATAAACCTCAGTATTTAAAACCTGCTTTGGAGTAATTACTGAGgatttctctcttctctgataCACAATCAATTTTTATAAGTGATCCATGGGCACTAGAAAAGAAGTTGTTTTGCAAATCTTTTTGCAATGTATAATATTTAATGCAGTTTATTCACTAGATTTATATGTATCATCTACATTATCCCTagccattttattataatttatcctTCAAAGTGTTAGAGATGTACATTAAATCTTCTCATTATTACTGTTGAAAATAAACATACACTGTCTTATTATTTATACTGTTCTTGCCATTATAACCTATAGACACTTTATAGCcaaaaaaacatttctttctggTTATGAAAATTCTCTAGGCTAAAGAGAGAGAGCAGAGATGTTTATTTATATTGGAAAAATTGCCAGCATGGGCTAGGGGGATGAGTTTCAAACTTTCCTATGTCTAAATAGAATAGTCGTAGTTAACATACACAACTTGTAGAATTAAGTGTGATGAGGTTGTGTGTTATACTGGCcagttttcatttgaaaatttaaactagtttaagtaaaacaacaacaacaaaaaactgatcTAAGGAAATAATCTGTAGAAAAAGATGAGATAGATAACCCTGGTATAAACAGTTCCAGCCTCCAAAAGCTGTCAGCAGTCTCTTGCTGTTTATTTATCTGTGCTTCCTCTGTGTTCTCTCAGATGGAATAAGCTCAGGAGTATAGAATCATTGCTTATATATTTTCAAACTCACCCAGAAATGGTGGGTGGGGAAATTCTCCTGTATTCACTTCAATCAGAAAAAATTCAGTGAAGTGTTTTGATTGATTTGTTGGCATTTGAACCCATCAAAAAAGCAAGGGCGGTAGTCCCATGAATGCTCAGATCTCAGGCACAGGTCTGCCTCTATGGATCAGGAGATGGGGTGCTGTCATTGGCCACACTCATGGGGTTAGAGTGGGAAAGGAGTTGAAGAACAGGGTATGACCCTAGAAGAAGATGGTAAAGTGgtgcaaggaagaaaaaaagtattgtctctccaaagggaaagggaaaggggaagaggcACTAAGAATAGTTTAATTCAGATGTGGGAAGAGGATGTGCAAGGAGAAgaagcaaacatttaaaacagtCTGATGATGGAGAGGCAGACCCACAGAACTGTAAAACTGTGAATGTTAGAAGGACATCATTCTTGAGGCTCATAGGAAGCAGAATGCCTCACTCTTTCCCTAGAGTTGTCAATTACAAGGTCCTGAATTAGAGTAAAAGTGCCATCTAAactctgggctttttttttttttttttttttgagaaggagtctcactctgtcaccaggctgaagtgcagtagcatgatctcggctcactgcaacctccgcctcccaggttcaagcgagtcttctgcctcagcctcctgagtagctgggactacaggcccgtgccaccacgcctggctaatttttgtattttcagtagagacggggtttcatcatgttggccaggatggtctcaatctcttgacctcgtgatccacccgcctcggcctcccaaagtgctgggattacaggcggaagcCAGCGCGCCTGGTCACCCTCGGCTTTCAAATACTGTCTCAGACCAAAATATCATAATTTTACTATGTATTACCCCACACTAGGACAACCAAAACTTTGCAGAGAGTACCAACTGTGAGAGTTGCGGAGCCTGGCCTAGTAAAATggcttctaaaaggaaaaaacaaggtTAACTGCTGACGGGGTagagaagaggggaaaaaaaaggtgcCTAGAGAAGAACTTCTTATTCTTACACAACTGTTTCCTCTACCACGAGAAAAGCTTACTTACTGTCTGATGGAGTAAAACCCGTTGGCTGGGGATGGGGAAGTCTCCAGAGATGTGGTGGAAAACGCCAGCCAGCCAGCTGTGTGGGACCCTTGGGCCAAAAGTCCCAGCCATGGCAAGAatgggagggtggaggggagcCGTTGCTCGCAGATCTGActtgaaaaaggaaggaaaaggccaGGAAAAGGCGTTGGAGTGACAGGGGGTGGGGGCATGGTTTCCCCCACCCTCAGAATTCCCAGGATGAAAAGGTTTAGAAACCACAGTGAGAGTATTTTGAGTCTCCATTTCACTCACCGCTTCTCAAGTCCCCATGGTGCGCGCCAAAGTTGTTGCAGGGCTTTTCCTTAGTTCCGTTAAAGACGGGGTTCTTTGTCCCACGGCCACAAAAATTCAGGCTCGCAGACAATTTGAATGATGAGTAAGACCCGGTTTTATtgggtggaaagaaagaaaagggggaaacagaGACTCTCACTAGGCCGGAGTCCCTGCTGGGGCGCTTTGCCTGGCGgtttgaatcccaggttccacacaggaagaggaggagccagGCTCCTCCCCGCTGCAAAGAGTAGGAACTTCCCAAGGCTGCCTCCAGTGCACAGGCCGTCTGGAGTTTTTCCGTGCACCCACTCGTACCGGGCTGTCTCATATTCACAAGTTAAATGCCTTATCCATCTTAACTAAACACTTATTATACACTGTGGCagtaacttttgcagtttgaggtgtgacagcaaaactagaacatatttctttctttttcacaattTTATAGAAAGTTCATTCTTATTTTAGATCTTAGAAACCTCAgcaaatgattttgttttctttgcttactAAGTGAAGAACTTTCAACCTTTTTACTTAAAGGCAGCCCTTTACaacttctctttggcatatctgaattgTCATAATCACTACTCTTTTGCTTCAGGGCCATTATTTAGTAAAATAAGAGTTACTTGAAGACAAGCAATGTGATACCATGACCCATGATCTTGTATCCAAGATGGCTACTTAGTGACCAAAGTGCAGGCAGTGTATACAGCATGAATATGCTGAACAGAAGGATGATTCATGTCCTGGGTGGGATGGAGAGGGACAGCATGAGATTTCATTAGGCTACTCAGAATGATCCACAATCTAAAATTGTGAATTGTTTATTTTggaattttcctttaatattttcagaccacggTTGACTacgggtaactgaaaccacaaaaagtaaaacaacagATAAGCAAGAACTACTGTATTTTACacagatggtccccaacttaagatggtttgacttacaatttttcaCCTTTACAGTGATGAgaaagtgatacacattcagtagaaactgtactttgagGACCAATACaaccattttgtttttcactttcagtacgtTATTCAATACATTACATAAGATATTTAATACTTAATcataaaacaggctttgtgttagatgattttgctgATGTAAGTATTCAAGCACTTTTAACATATGCGAGGCTGAGCTTATAATGTTTTGTAGGGCAAGTGTATTAAGTGCATTTTCAACCCAACTGTATATTCAACTTATAATGGAGATGTAAACTCGTTGTAAGTGGAGGACCATCTGTATACTGTTTCTATATTGCTATTTTGTCATGTAATATCaccttataaaaattttatacctaacattctttgaaaaattaatttctaattatTACCTGATTCCAACATTTGACTATACTAACAGGTAGTTATTTTCTTATACTTGGACATTTATATTATCTTTACTTTTTACCAGCATAAATAATGttgtataaacatttaaaataaatttttgtggaTACCTCTGAATATCTTTTAAgtataaaaaatttaatgttgGATTACTGGTTCAAAAATGATAGAAATTTTTAATGCTGTTTATACATTTCACCAATTCATTTTTCTAGATGGTTTCACTAATATCCATTTCCACAAGAAGCCTTATGTCCAATTtctgaaaaatgatttttaaatttttgccaattTCATATATGAATACTAATATATcatgttaatattattttctttaattttaaatatgattGAATATTTGTTAATGATTCTTTATCATGATTTCTGATTTTCTATATTTAGCAATGTTTTaactgtatattattttattaaaatatatgttatatatttatatatattttttccttttgcttgatGCAATCTTTTTTACTGTATGCTTTAGAATTCTATCTCAAGAGTGATTAATCAAATAGTAtaacatgttttcttctagcttttTATGGCTTATGTCCATTTAATTAGTTGATTCATTTACTATGTAGTTACATGTATAAGGTAAGATaataatttaacttaattttcttCTGAACATTAAAAAATCTATGCAGTTTTTAATTAGCTTGCAATTTTTTCTTACAGCTGTACTAAAATCTGTTCCATGTGTTTTGTTCTGACAATTGATCTCTCTGAGTTTGCACTGCTATCATACtttttataatgtatatttattttgattatttgaaTAGCACTggctgttttcaaaatatttataaaataaaacacagtataaaaagagaaaaataaaacccatgAATGATTTCATCATCGCTGATAACATTTCTGCCTTATTTTGTGCAGTCACAGTTTTGtgcacacaaacaaaaacacaagcacTCTAAAGTGATATGGAAGAATTGTTTCTATTTTGCCCTCTGAATGATTGATTTCATTTTCACCTGGATGTACTCTTTTTTGcttcaaataaactctttaattCTGTTATTAAATTTTGAGTTTCCTTGTAATCCAGTTTTATCCCATCTTTCTGCTACTCTTTCATTGAATACTGTGTTTTCTAACTTCCTAACAAAGGTGTATGAATATGCTTaaagatttccttttcttctatagCAAATTCTTTCTCgatgtattaatatttgttttctctaaCTCTTTAGAATCATGTACATGttaactttcattttttcttatttatctatttctatCTAATTTGTCATTTATCAATCAATTTACCTACCTTCTTACATATTCATCCTTGTCCTAGAACATGAAGAGATTCAAACAGACCCAATGCCTACCAGATAAATAAGCTGGAACTTTATCTTGAGCAGGTACTCTGTCTTTGCTATAGTATTACAATATTATAATTTCCTTCTCATACCAATAGCTGAAGGGCAAGATAAAAAGAACAACTCTCAAGATAATTTACACTTTCTAACAGGAATGCATTTAGTGTAGCATTGATAGATTTTG from Pongo abelii isolate AG06213 chromosome 13, NHGRI_mPonAbe1-v2.0_pri, whole genome shotgun sequence includes these protein-coding regions:
- the LOC129048074 gene encoding uncharacterized protein LOC129048074, giving the protein MRQPGTSGCTEKLQTACALEAALGSSYSLQRGGAWLLLFLCGTWDSNRQAKRPSRDSGLVRVSVSPFSFFPPNKTGSYSSFKLSASLNFCGRGTKNPVFNGTKEKPCNNFGAHHGDLRSDLRATAPLHPPILAMAGTFGPRVPHSWLAGVFHHISGDFPIPSQRVLLHQTRWDLNMLPRLLLTLRSSWPQVILLPCPPKVLELWA